The following proteins come from a genomic window of Brachionichthys hirsutus isolate HB-005 chromosome 20, CSIRO-AGI_Bhir_v1, whole genome shotgun sequence:
- the dlgap2b gene encoding discs, large (Drosophila) homolog-associated protein 2b: protein MKGLSGSRSQHQIPLAYGLDYDPHVHDLHLHHGSESRHSSYLLSPTESCPVDFHHRYSPRSSIHSDCMVMSPVLMPPAASDHISSSTFPRMHYSSQYYDSATRDDCAAITASATSPAVAAAAAAAAASSHLAGTKSNRLPANLLDQFEKQLPLHRDGFHTLQYQRTSTTTEQRSESPGRIRHLVHSVQKLFTKSHSLEGASKMNGTKGDVVGGGGGTGYHHHGHHSTKHSSKRSKSKERKHRSGGWWSSDDNLDSDSTYRTPSVKSRHHSEHVSHCYPDPMHGHHFGDLSLKTSRSNNDVKCSACESMAMAPEGKFMKRSSWSTLTVSQAKEAYRKSSLNLEKPMHTDLKPSSRTCHYLQVPMDEWSGYPGDKDEEIPCRRMRSSSYVKAMGEVDDESGDSDTSPKTSPQKAIRSDALVLKSAMQRPHLDSQSQGYHLQTTRDMRPHPSVTLDPAAFHPPPFRSRNQSYMRAVSTLSQASCVSQVSETEINGQFESVCESVFSELESQAMEALDLPGSFRTRSHSYLRAIQAGYSQDDDCLPSMTSSTVTSTLRSTTEGYDVMDGTSLLNEDMIEDDDGASSSAYAELERLERETAAGRSQHSTSSTVTAISVPPASPPSYRVPSASPISTSEPPVPQAIQAFKESANMVAAFNMQWKDEISAMRYELAELRRDVCGELKTFNSNFFNFTQCYNMWTLCREPCSNSMTQTDDRVSIGIQAGSSWSIRQNTEDKSVMCQPEPAPFSIMDLMDPPRIEIIEGTPESTPEGSSSPASPLPIEDFPWEINKKQKIYKQPDTVGHTGGHRSASLELWSRKYTSGPMSYLSMSF from the exons ATGAAGGGCTTATCGGGCAGCCGCTCCCAGCACCAGATACCATTAGCCTATGGCTTGGACTACGACCCCCATGTCCACGACCTCCACCTTCACCACGGCTCCGAGTCTCGCCACTCGTCCTATCTGCTCAGCCCCACGGAGAGCTGTCCCGTGGACTTCCACCACCGCTACTCGCCACGCAGCTCCATCCACTCTGACTGCATGGTGATGTCTCCCGTCCTGATGCCTCCAGCTGCATCCGACCACatctccagcagcaccttccCCAGAATGCACTACAGCTCTCAGTATTACGACTCGGCCACACGGGATGACTGCGCTGCTATCACAGCCTCTGCCACTTCGCCAGCGGTCGCCGCCGCGGCAGCAGCGGCGGCCGCCTCGTCCCATCTCGCCGGCACCAAGAGCAACCGCCTTCCTGCTAACCTGCTAGACCAGTTTGAGAAACAACTGCCACTCCACCGCGATGGCTTCCACACATTACAGTACCAGCGCACCTCCACCACCACCGAGCAACGCAGCGAGAGCCCTGGCCGCATCAGACACCTCGTTCATTCAGTCCAAAAGCTCTTCACCAAGTCCCACTCTCTGGAGGGAGCATCCAAAATGAACGGCACGAAAGGCGACGTCgtaggaggtggaggaggaacagGTTATCACCACCATGGCCACCACTCCACCAAACACAGTAGCAAAAGGAGCAAGAGCAAAGAACGCAAGCACCGCTCCGGCGGCTGGTGGAGCTCCGATGATAACCTAGATAGCGACAGCACATACAGGACACCCAGTGTCAAGTCGCGTCACCATTCGGAACACGTCAGCCACTGCTACCCTGATCCCATGCATGGTCACCACTTTGGAGACCTGTCCCTCAAGACCTCCAGGAGTAACAACGACGTCAAGTGTTCAGCCTGCGAGAGCATGGCAATGGCGCCTGAGGGCAAATTCATGAAGAGGAGCTCCTGGTCGACACTAACAGTCAGCCAGGCCAAGGAGGCCTATAGGAAGTCATCGCTTAATCTAGAGAAACCCATGCACACGGACCTCAAGCCTTCATCGCGGACATGTCACTACCTGCAG GTGCCCATGGATGAATGGAGTGGATACCCTGGCGACAAGGATGAGGAGATCCCTTGTCGGCGGATGCGCAGCAGCAGCTATGTTAAAGCTATGGGAGAGGTGGATGATGAGAGTGGAGACTCTGACACCAGCCCTAAGACCTCCCCTCAGAAGGCCATTAGGTCGGATGCTCTCGTCCTCAAATCAGCCATGCAGAGACCACATTTAGACTCCCAAAG CCAGGGCTACCACTTGCAAACCACAAGAGATATGCGGCCCCACCCTAGCGTCACGCTGGACCCCGCCGCCTTTCATCCCCCGCCCTTCCGCTCTCGCAACCAGAGCTACATGCGCGCCGTCAGCACCCTCAGTCAGGCTAGCTGCGTCAGCCAG GTGAGTGAGACTGAGATCAATGGCCAGTTTGAGTCAGTTTGCGAGTCCGTTTTTAGTGAACTAGAATCCCAGGCCATGGAGGCCTTGGACCTGCCTGGTTCGTTCCGCACACGAAGCCACAGTTACCTCCGCGCTATTCAGGCTGGTTATTCCCAAGATGATGACTGCTTGCCTTCAATGACATCCTCCACTGTCACTTCAACTCTCAGATCCACAACAG AGGGATATGATGTTATGGATGGGACGTCTTTACTAAATGAAGACATGATAGAGGACGATGACGGTGCTAGCTCCTCTGCCTATGCGGAGCTGGAAAGGCTGGAAAGAGagactgctgctggtcgcagccaGCACAGTACTAGCTCCACCGTAACAGCCATTTCTGTCCCACCGGCTAGTCCGCCTTCGTACAGGGTCCCTTCTGCCTCACCCATATCCACCTCGGAGCCACCGGTCCCTCAGGCCATTCAGGCCTTTAAGGAGTCCGCCAACATGGTCGCCGCCTTCAACATGCAGTGGAAGGATGAGATCTCTGCAATGCGCTACGAGCTGGCGGAGCTGCGTAGGGACGTCTGTGGAGAACTGAAGACTTTCAACAGCAACTTCTTCAACTTCACTCAGTGCTACAACATGTGGACTTTGTGCCGGGAGCCTTGCAGCAACAGCATGACGCAAACAGACGACAGAGTGTCCATAGGAATTCAAGCAGGCTCCAGTTGGTCCATTCGACAGAATACAGAGGACAAGTCAGTAATGTGCCAACCAGAGCCAGCACCATTCAGCATTATGGATTTGATGGACCCGCCCAGGATTGAGATTATAGAAGGAACCCCTGAGAGCACACCAGAGGGTTCAAGCAGCCCTGCTAGCCCACTTCCAATAGAGGACTTCCCTTGGGAGATCAACAAAAAGCAGAAGATCTATAAGCAGCCGGACACAGTCGGCCACACTGGTGGCCACAGAAGCGCAAGTCTAGAGCTGTGGAGCAGGAAGTACACCAGTGGGCCCATGTCATACCTGTCTATGTCATTCTAA